A part of Acidimicrobiales bacterium genomic DNA contains:
- a CDS encoding Jag N-terminal domain-containing protein, with protein sequence MQWVETTGRTIDEAKDAALDQLGVDEADAEFEVLAEPRPGLFGRMRGEARVRARVRPATPRPKVDRRDRRRRGGGGERQGRSGAPPAAPDAAAAGAVRDDDSTVAGVAAARTTDERVTTVADAAPAPSDEEVAAEAGRAATDFLEELVEVFGLAGVVTVGTGEDGAVELAVDGDDLGLLIGPKGQTLAAVQELTRTVVLRHVPAARDQRLRVDVGGYRARRRDALARFTRQVVDEVRTSGVPRALEPMSAADRKVVHDTANTLEGVRTVSEGEDPRRRVVILPAGE encoded by the coding sequence GACGCCGCCCTCGACCAGCTCGGGGTGGACGAGGCCGACGCCGAGTTCGAGGTCCTGGCCGAGCCCCGTCCGGGCCTGTTCGGGCGGATGCGGGGCGAGGCCCGGGTGCGGGCTCGCGTTCGCCCCGCCACACCCCGCCCCAAGGTGGATCGGCGCGACCGTCGGAGGCGGGGAGGGGGCGGTGAGCGGCAGGGCCGTTCCGGCGCTCCCCCGGCGGCACCGGATGCGGCGGCCGCCGGTGCGGTGAGGGATGATGACTCGACGGTGGCCGGTGTGGCCGCCGCTCGGACGACCGACGAGAGGGTGACGACCGTGGCCGATGCTGCTCCTGCTCCGTCCGACGAGGAGGTCGCGGCCGAGGCGGGCCGGGCGGCGACGGACTTCCTCGAGGAGCTCGTCGAGGTCTTCGGTCTGGCCGGTGTGGTCACGGTCGGCACGGGTGAGGACGGGGCGGTGGAGCTGGCCGTCGACGGCGACGACCTGGGGTTGCTGATCGGGCCGAAGGGCCAGACGCTGGCCGCGGTGCAGGAGCTGACCCGCACGGTCGTGCTCCGCCACGTGCCGGCGGCGCGGGACCAGCGCCTCCGGGTCGACGTGGGTGGCTACCGGGCCCGCCGTCGCGACGCGCTGGCCCGGTTCACCCGCCAGGTCGTCGACGAGGTCCGGACGTCCGGCGTGCCCCGGGCCCTCGAGCCCATGTCGGCGGCCGACCGCAAGGTGGTCCACGACACCGCCAACACCCTCGAGGGGGTTCGCACGGTGTCGGAGGGCGAGGATCCCCGTCGCCGCGTGGTGATCCTGCCCGCTGGCGAGTAG
- a CDS encoding class I SAM-dependent methyltransferase, with translation MGGGTGEDLLEVLAVAQGRGLLGPGPVERHLEHAAAFRAFVPDDVLVADLGTGGGPPGLILAVFLPGTRWVFIEAQRRRADFLRWACARLGLSERVAVREERAETVGRDGSLREACGVVVARAFGSPAVTAECAAPLLVPTGVAVVSEPPGGAEARWPGDGLALLGLAVQERHTGPPALVVLAKIAPCPDRYPRGVGRPAKRPLW, from the coding sequence GTGGGCGGGGGGACGGGCGAGGACCTGCTCGAGGTGCTTGCCGTGGCCCAGGGCCGCGGGCTGCTCGGCCCGGGTCCCGTCGAGCGGCACCTCGAGCACGCGGCGGCGTTCCGCGCCTTCGTGCCCGACGATGTCCTGGTGGCCGACCTGGGCACCGGGGGCGGGCCGCCCGGCCTGATCCTGGCCGTGTTCCTGCCCGGGACGCGATGGGTGTTCATCGAGGCCCAGCGTCGCCGGGCCGACTTCCTCCGCTGGGCCTGTGCCCGCCTCGGCCTCTCGGAGCGGGTGGCGGTGCGAGAGGAGCGGGCCGAGACGGTCGGGCGGGACGGCTCGCTGCGAGAAGCCTGCGGGGTCGTGGTGGCTCGGGCCTTCGGCTCCCCCGCGGTCACGGCCGAGTGTGCGGCGCCGCTGCTGGTCCCGACAGGCGTGGCCGTGGTGAGCGAACCGCCGGGTGGGGCCGAGGCCCGGTGGCCGGGCGACGGCCTGGCCCTCTTGGGCCTGGCCGTGCAGGAGCGCCACACGGGACCACCGGCGCTGGTGGTGCTGGCGAAGATCGCGCCGTGTCCCGACCGCTACCCGCGAGGGGTGGGACGCCCAGCCAAGCGGCCCTTGTGGTAG